One genomic region from Bacillus aquiflavi encodes:
- a CDS encoding DUF1934 domain-containing protein, translating to MSNRSAEQMPVKIKIKTTIWNEEGKKTAEFITFGKYIKKENTAFLQYDEVQEQGKINTIVKLSNNKLFIMRSGAVKMKLLFRQDKQLSGLYDTPYGKLTMTTLTKRLDYFHDMQKSVGNIELLYDLNVQGSRAGTYHLLITYTEVLK from the coding sequence TTGTCAAACCGTTCAGCGGAACAAATGCCTGTTAAAATAAAAATAAAAACTACAATTTGGAATGAGGAAGGGAAGAAAACTGCCGAGTTTATTACTTTTGGCAAATATATAAAAAAGGAAAATACTGCCTTTCTCCAATACGATGAAGTTCAGGAACAAGGGAAAATAAACACAATTGTAAAATTGTCGAATAATAAACTGTTCATTATGAGAAGCGGTGCTGTAAAAATGAAACTGCTTTTTAGACAAGACAAACAGCTTAGTGGACTGTATGATACCCCTTATGGAAAATTAACAATGACAACATTAACAAAGCGTCTTGATTATTTTCATGATATGCAGAAATCCGTTGGAAACATCGAGTTACTATATGATTTAAACGTACAAGGTTCACGGGCAGGTACATATCATTTGTTGATAACGTATACGGAGGTATTGAAATGA
- the argS gene encoding arginine--tRNA ligase has protein sequence MNIVNQVQEKLKQEIMEAVLKANLANKDQIPNIILETPKDKTNGDYSTNMAMQLTRIAKKAPRVIAEEIVNHFDKTNTSIEKIEIAGPGFINFYMNNSYLTELIPIILHATDRYGESTVGKNEKIQIEFVSANPTGDLHLGHARGAAVGDSLCNILTKAGYDVSREYYINDAGNQINNLALSVEVRYFQALGIEKDMPEDGYHGSDIVEIGKTLAAEFGDKYVKVSEKDRFEFFREYSLKYEMEKLKKDLESFRVNFDVWFSETSLYKNGKIDKALTALKENGHIYEQDGAVWFRSTAFGDDKDRVLIKQDGSYTYLTPDIAYHKDKLERGFTKLINIWGADHHGYIPRMKAAIEALGYSRDALEVEIIQLVHLYKNGEKMKMSKRTGKAVTMRDLVEEVGLDAVRYFFAMRSADTHMDFDLDLAVSQSNENPVYYAQYAHARICSILRQGEGQGIVVDKQADFSPLQSEKEIDVLKKLGEFTEAIEEAAQKRIPHRITNYIFDLASVFHSFYNAEKVLDLENRETTLARLALVKAVQVTLKNALKLIGVSAPEQM, from the coding sequence ATGAATATTGTAAATCAAGTTCAGGAAAAGCTAAAGCAAGAAATTATGGAAGCTGTATTAAAAGCTAATCTTGCAAATAAAGACCAAATACCTAATATTATTTTAGAAACTCCAAAAGATAAAACAAATGGAGATTATTCAACAAACATGGCAATGCAGCTGACACGAATTGCTAAGAAAGCGCCAAGGGTCATTGCAGAAGAGATTGTCAACCATTTTGATAAAACAAATACGTCAATCGAAAAAATTGAAATTGCAGGACCGGGATTTATTAATTTCTATATGAATAACAGCTATTTAACAGAATTAATTCCAATTATTCTTCATGCAACTGACCGTTATGGCGAATCAACTGTCGGAAAAAACGAAAAAATTCAAATTGAATTTGTTTCCGCAAATCCAACAGGTGATTTGCACTTAGGACATGCTCGTGGTGCAGCCGTTGGCGATTCTTTATGTAATATTTTAACTAAAGCAGGGTATGATGTTTCTCGAGAATATTATATAAATGATGCTGGAAACCAAATAAACAATTTAGCTCTTTCTGTTGAAGTACGCTATTTTCAAGCCCTTGGTATCGAAAAGGACATGCCAGAGGATGGTTATCATGGTTCAGATATTGTTGAAATAGGAAAAACACTTGCAGCAGAGTTTGGCGATAAATATGTGAAAGTTAGTGAAAAAGACCGGTTTGAATTTTTCCGTGAGTATAGCTTAAAGTATGAAATGGAAAAATTAAAGAAGGATTTAGAAAGTTTCCGCGTCAACTTTGACGTTTGGTTTTCAGAAACTTCTTTATATAAAAATGGAAAAATTGATAAAGCGTTAACAGCTTTAAAAGAGAATGGTCACATTTATGAACAGGATGGGGCAGTTTGGTTTCGTTCCACCGCATTTGGAGATGACAAAGATCGTGTTTTGATCAAACAGGATGGATCATACACATATTTAACTCCAGATATAGCTTATCATAAAGATAAGCTTGAACGTGGTTTTACAAAGCTTATTAATATTTGGGGCGCTGATCATCACGGTTACATTCCTCGAATGAAAGCTGCTATAGAAGCGTTAGGTTATAGCAGAGATGCATTAGAAGTTGAAATTATTCAGCTCGTTCATCTGTATAAAAATGGGGAAAAAATGAAAATGAGTAAACGTACTGGTAAAGCAGTTACGATGCGCGATCTTGTTGAAGAAGTAGGGTTAGATGCAGTCCGCTATTTCTTTGCAATGAGAAGTGCTGATACTCATATGGATTTTGATCTTGATTTAGCTGTATCTCAATCAAATGAAAACCCGGTATATTATGCCCAATATGCTCATGCTCGAATTTGCAGTATATTGCGTCAAGGAGAAGGACAAGGTATTGTTGTTGACAAACAAGCTGATTTTTCTCCTCTACAATCAGAAAAAGAAATAGATGTCTTAAAAAAGCTTGGGGAATTTACAGAGGCAATTGAAGAAGCTGCACAAAAGCGAATTCCGCATCGGATAACAAACTATATTTTTGACTTAGCCTCTGTTTTTCATAGCTTTTATAATGCTGAAAAAGTGCTTGATCTTGAAAATCGAGAAACGACATTAGCGCGTCTTGCTTTAGTAAAAGCCGTTCAAGTAACATTAAAAAATGCTTTAAAGTTAATTGGTGTTTCCGCTCCAGAACAAATGTAG
- a CDS encoding IS4 family transposase, with translation MDKNTLIMSFGKWVSPINIQKLSELVKEQKQDYYTKKFTTESYIKFLLFAQLHEYESLEEISDALLDEDLQKILGFESISTSQLSRKNNNINPLILSHMFLDLVWKIQHYHMKSEKRMPLKIIDSSTLPLNLTNYQWAKFRQTKAGVKLHLRLVFMDKNAVYPEKAVITTAKEHDRNQLEVLVDDKEAMYVFDRGYVDYERFDRMTDEGYFFVSRLKKNAVIREVHSFSISDDCPVQSDKRVYIGSIQNRTENVFRLLEVKDTKGNFLRLITNRFDLSAEEISDIYRSRWAIELFFKWLKQHVEIKHFYRMSETADSKPNFFLALITYCLNVLIQLEMKSSKSLLRITRWLKRAIWKPSYIWTRKFDERSSP, from the coding sequence ATGGACAAGAATACACTAATTATGTCATTTGGTAAATGGGTTTCACCAATAAATATTCAAAAGCTTTCTGAACTTGTTAAAGAACAAAAACAGGACTACTATACAAAGAAGTTTACAACGGAGTCTTATATTAAGTTTTTGCTTTTTGCCCAGCTTCATGAATATGAGAGCTTAGAAGAAATCAGTGATGCCCTTTTAGACGAAGATCTTCAGAAAATACTCGGATTTGAATCAATTAGTACATCTCAGTTATCACGAAAGAACAATAATATCAATCCGCTCATTCTTTCTCATATGTTCTTGGATTTAGTGTGGAAAATTCAACATTATCACATGAAAAGTGAAAAGAGAATGCCACTAAAAATCATTGATTCGAGTACTCTACCACTCAACTTAACTAACTATCAATGGGCGAAGTTTCGTCAAACAAAAGCAGGTGTAAAACTACATTTACGACTTGTATTCATGGATAAAAATGCTGTTTATCCAGAAAAAGCTGTCATTACAACGGCAAAAGAACATGACCGAAATCAGCTTGAAGTTCTGGTAGATGATAAAGAAGCTATGTACGTGTTTGATCGTGGCTATGTGGATTATGAACGATTTGATCGGATGACCGATGAAGGTTATTTTTTCGTATCACGACTGAAGAAAAATGCAGTCATTCGTGAAGTTCATTCTTTTTCAATTTCGGATGATTGCCCTGTACAATCCGACAAAAGGGTTTACATCGGTAGCATACAAAATCGAACAGAAAATGTCTTTCGTCTTCTTGAAGTCAAGGATACAAAAGGAAACTTCCTTCGTTTAATCACGAATCGCTTTGATTTAAGTGCTGAAGAAATCAGTGATATTTATCGTTCTCGTTGGGCCATTGAACTATTTTTCAAATGGCTGAAGCAGCACGTAGAAATTAAGCATTTTTATCGTATGAGTGAGACCGCGGATTCAAAACCAAATTTTTTCTTAGCCCTTATCACCTATTGCCTAAATGTTCTCATTCAATTAGAGATGAAAAGTAGTAAATCTTTACTTCGAATCACTCGCTGGTTAAAGAGAGCAATTTGGAAACCTTCTTATATTTGGACACGAAAGTTTGATGAACGCTCTAGTCCGTAA
- the speB gene encoding agmatinase, whose product MRFDETYSGNVFIKSYPNYEDSQAVLYGMPMDWTVSYRPGSRFGPTRIREVSIGLEEYSPYLDRELEEIKYFDAGDIPLPFGNAERSLLLIEQFVDKVLADGKFPFGIGGEHLVSWPVIKSMFKKFPDLAVIHMDAHTDLREDYEGEPLSHSTPIRKAAELIGPNNIFSFGIRSGMKEEFQWANEVGLSIAKFEVLEPLKKVLPKLTGRPVYVTIDIDVLDPAHAPGTGTVDCGGITTKELLAAIHEIAHSNINVVGADLVEVAPIYDHSEQTANTASKLIREMILGWVK is encoded by the coding sequence ATGCGATTTGATGAGACTTATTCTGGAAACGTGTTTATAAAGAGTTATCCAAATTATGAAGATAGTCAAGCGGTATTATACGGAATGCCGATGGACTGGACGGTTAGCTATCGACCGGGTTCACGGTTTGGACCAACACGTATTCGTGAGGTTTCAATCGGATTAGAAGAGTATAGTCCATATTTAGATCGTGAATTAGAGGAAATCAAATATTTTGATGCTGGTGATATACCGCTTCCTTTTGGCAATGCTGAACGTAGTTTACTTTTAATTGAACAATTTGTCGATAAAGTTTTAGCGGATGGTAAATTTCCATTTGGGATTGGTGGGGAGCACTTAGTTTCATGGCCTGTGATTAAGTCAATGTTTAAAAAATTTCCAGACTTAGCTGTTATTCATATGGATGCCCATACAGATCTTCGAGAGGATTATGAGGGTGAGCCTTTATCTCATTCAACACCGATCCGAAAAGCAGCAGAGTTAATTGGTCCGAACAACATTTTTTCCTTTGGGATACGTTCTGGAATGAAAGAAGAGTTTCAATGGGCAAATGAAGTAGGCTTGTCAATTGCAAAATTTGAAGTGTTAGAGCCTCTAAAGAAGGTGTTACCGAAACTAACAGGGCGTCCAGTTTACGTTACGATTGATATTGATGTATTAGATCCTGCTCATGCTCCTGGAACTGGAACGGTGGACTGTGGCGGTATAACGACAAAAGAGTTACTCGCTGCTATTCACGAAATAGCCCATAGTAACATAAACGTTGTTGGAGCAGATTTAGTTGAGGTTGCCCCTATTTATGATCATTCTGAGCAAACGGCAAATACTGCGAGTAAGCTTATTAGAGAAATGATTCTCGGCTGGGTTAAATAA
- a CDS encoding (Fe-S)-binding protein: MNGLLWINLIAFLLVTIYAVSLFVYLVKTRIQFIKLGKKVEFDKAVKERLNKIWVMVFGQKKLLKDKKSGVIHVMLFYGFILVQFGAIDFIWAGIKPGSHLPLGPLYPGFTFFQELVTLMILIAVFWAFYRRYIEKLVRLKRGFKSGLVLIFIGGLMLSVLLGNGMNIIWHEQDLSWTTPVASLIALAFSWISETGAIVVYYVAWWIHLLFLLAFLVYIPQSKHAHLIAGPANVYFNRLEKPGKLTKIDFEDETQETFGVGKIEDFTQLQLIDLYACVECGRCTNMCPATGTGKMLSPMDLMLKLRDHLTNHGAAVTSKQPWVPTFAFANTQGNQLALAAAGKGAEEAAATLNYNPSLIGDVITEEEIWACTTCRNCEDQCPVMNEHVEKIIDLRRYLVLTEGKMDADAQRAMQNIERQGNPWGLNRKEREDWREAREDIVVPTVKELKKKGEEFEYLFWVGAMGSYDNRSQKIALSFVKLLNEAGVKFAILGNKEKNSGDTPRRLGNEFLFQELATKNIEEFEKNGVKKIVTIDPHAYNIFKNEYPDFGLEAEVYHHTELLAELVKEGRLVPQFEVNETITFHDSCYLGRYNEVYDPPREILKSISGVKLIEMERNRDTGMCCGAGGGLMWMEEETGHRINVSRTEQALAVNPSIISSGCPYCLTMLSDGTKAKEVEETVHTYDVAEILEKAVCGG, encoded by the coding sequence ATGAACGGTTTGTTATGGATAAACTTGATTGCGTTTTTACTTGTAACTATTTACGCAGTTAGTTTGTTCGTCTATTTAGTAAAAACAAGGATACAATTTATTAAGCTCGGAAAAAAGGTTGAGTTTGATAAAGCAGTAAAAGAAAGACTTAACAAAATATGGGTAATGGTTTTCGGGCAGAAAAAGTTGTTAAAGGATAAAAAGAGCGGGGTGATACACGTTATGCTCTTTTACGGTTTTATTCTAGTCCAATTTGGGGCAATTGATTTTATTTGGGCTGGGATTAAACCAGGTTCTCATTTACCTTTAGGACCGTTATATCCTGGATTTACATTTTTTCAAGAACTTGTTACTTTAATGATATTAATTGCTGTTTTTTGGGCATTTTATCGTCGTTATATTGAAAAGCTTGTTCGTTTAAAGCGTGGCTTTAAATCGGGACTAGTTCTTATTTTTATTGGCGGCTTAATGCTTTCTGTTCTGTTAGGAAACGGAATGAATATTATATGGCACGAACAGGACCTTTCGTGGACAACTCCTGTTGCTTCTTTAATCGCTCTTGCGTTTTCATGGATAAGTGAAACAGGGGCAATCGTTGTTTATTATGTTGCATGGTGGATTCACTTACTGTTTCTTTTAGCATTTTTAGTGTACATTCCTCAATCAAAGCATGCGCACTTAATTGCAGGACCAGCAAATGTGTATTTTAATCGTCTTGAAAAACCAGGGAAACTCACAAAGATTGATTTTGAAGATGAAACACAGGAGACATTTGGAGTAGGGAAAATTGAAGACTTTACGCAATTACAGTTGATTGATTTATATGCTTGTGTAGAATGTGGACGTTGTACGAATATGTGTCCAGCTACTGGAACAGGAAAGATGCTTTCTCCAATGGACTTAATGTTAAAACTGCGTGATCATTTAACAAATCATGGTGCAGCGGTAACTTCAAAGCAGCCTTGGGTACCAACGTTTGCTTTTGCTAATACACAAGGAAATCAATTAGCACTTGCCGCCGCTGGAAAAGGTGCAGAGGAAGCAGCTGCAACGTTAAATTATAACCCAAGCTTAATTGGAGACGTTATTACAGAAGAAGAGATTTGGGCATGTACGACTTGTCGTAACTGTGAAGATCAATGCCCAGTAATGAATGAGCATGTTGAGAAGATTATTGACCTTCGCCGTTACTTAGTCTTAACGGAAGGGAAGATGGATGCTGATGCTCAGCGGGCGATGCAAAATATTGAGCGTCAAGGAAATCCATGGGGCTTAAATCGAAAAGAGCGTGAAGATTGGCGTGAGGCTCGTGAAGATATCGTTGTTCCAACAGTAAAGGAATTAAAAAAGAAAGGCGAAGAGTTTGAGTATCTTTTCTGGGTAGGTGCTATGGGGTCTTATGACAACCGCAGCCAAAAGATCGCTCTATCATTTGTTAAATTACTAAATGAAGCAGGTGTGAAATTCGCGATTCTAGGTAATAAAGAGAAAAATTCAGGTGATACACCTCGTCGTTTAGGGAACGAATTTTTATTCCAAGAGTTGGCTACGAAAAATATTGAAGAATTCGAAAAGAATGGTGTTAAAAAGATTGTGACGATCGACCCGCATGCATATAACATTTTTAAAAATGAATACCCTGATTTCGGATTAGAAGCGGAAGTATATCATCATACAGAATTACTTGCCGAACTGGTAAAAGAGGGAAGATTAGTTCCTCAATTTGAGGTCAACGAAACAATTACATTTCACGATTCTTGTTATTTAGGACGTTACAATGAAGTATATGACCCTCCACGTGAAATTTTAAAATCAATTTCAGGAGTAAAGCTAATAGAAATGGAGAGAAATCGTGATACAGGTATGTGTTGTGGTGCTGGAGGAGGTTTAATGTGGATGGAAGAGGAAACAGGCCATCGAATTAACGTTTCTCGTACAGAGCAGGCACTTGCCGTTAACCCTTCAATCATTAGTTCAGGCTGTCCATATTGTTTAACAATGTTGTCTGATGGAACGAAAGCTAAAGAAGTTGAAGAGACAGTTCACACTTATGATGTAGCTGAAATTCTTGAAAAAGCTGTTTGCGGGGGATAA
- the speE gene encoding polyamine aminopropyltransferase translates to MSIWFTEKQTDHFGITMKINRTLHSELTPYQKLDIVETAEWGNMLILDNMVMTTQKDEFVYHEMIAHVPLFTHPKPENILVVGGGDGGVIREILKHPAVKKATLVDIDGKVIEYSKHFLPDIAGMLADERVNVKIDDGFMHIAKSENEYDVIIVDSTEPVGPAVNLFSKGFYAGIAKALKTDGLFVAQTDNPWFKAELIREVHRDVRGIFPITRLYIANIPTYPSGMWTFTIGSKKYDPLEINDNRFTDIETKYYTEELHKAAFVLPKFVADLVK, encoded by the coding sequence ATGAGTATTTGGTTTACAGAAAAACAAACGGATCATTTTGGAATTACAATGAAAATAAATCGTACATTACATAGCGAACTAACGCCTTATCAAAAACTTGATATTGTTGAGACAGCAGAGTGGGGGAACATGCTTATTTTGGATAATATGGTCATGACGACACAAAAGGATGAGTTTGTTTATCATGAGATGATTGCACATGTTCCTCTTTTTACTCATCCAAAGCCAGAGAACATTCTTGTTGTTGGAGGCGGCGATGGAGGTGTCATTCGTGAAATATTAAAACATCCAGCTGTGAAGAAGGCAACTTTAGTTGATATAGATGGCAAAGTAATCGAGTATTCAAAACATTTTTTGCCGGACATTGCAGGAATGCTTGCCGATGAACGTGTAAATGTAAAAATTGACGACGGATTTATGCATATTGCAAAAAGTGAAAATGAGTATGATGTAATTATTGTTGATTCTACTGAACCAGTTGGTCCAGCAGTCAATTTATTTTCTAAAGGATTTTATGCGGGAATAGCGAAAGCCTTAAAGACAGACGGGTTGTTTGTTGCTCAAACAGATAATCCTTGGTTTAAAGCGGAATTAATTCGTGAAGTTCACCGGGATGTGAGGGGGATATTTCCAATTACTCGTCTTTATATTGCGAACATCCCAACATATCCAAGTGGAATGTGGACTTTTACAATCGGTTCAAAAAAATATGATCCTCTTGAAATTAATGATAACCGCTTTACGGATATAGAAACGAAATATTATACAGAGGAGCTTCATAAAGCGGCATTCGTATTGCCGAAATTTGTAGCGGATTTAGTAAAGTAA
- the cls gene encoding cardiolipin synthase, with the protein MKILFTMIIILTIFTLWLSIDYYLGRKKHLASGLKKEFPIRQSDIYLYTDGIELFKDLFHELKNAKNHIHILFYIVKNDHISNEFLNILKTKALAGIEVRLLLDWLGSIKVSREKIYELRNAGVRFSFCHVPKAPFFFYTMHQRNHRKITVIDGKVGYIGGYNIGKEYINEDPKLNPWRDYHLKIYGEGVHDLQKQFMNDWIRATKSKISDTKSYFPYLNIGETKHQFISSEGIFLEHTYSELIKKAKKSIFIGSPYFIPSKRILAHLINALNNGINVTILVPYQSDHIIVKDASLSYFRELLKNGAKIFQYSHGFYHAKVMLIDSQVCNIGTANFDKRSFYLNDEINCYIFSQDFIKKVEEVIQKDIRESKALTIEELKQTNVFQTFKEAFASAISHFL; encoded by the coding sequence ATGAAAATTCTTTTTACAATGATAATCATCTTAACTATTTTCACTCTTTGGCTGTCGATCGATTATTATTTAGGAAGAAAAAAACATCTTGCAAGTGGGTTGAAAAAAGAGTTTCCGATACGCCAAAGTGATATTTATCTTTATACTGATGGAATAGAACTATTTAAAGATCTCTTTCATGAACTTAAAAATGCTAAAAATCATATTCATATTTTATTTTATATTGTAAAAAACGACCATATCAGTAATGAATTTCTCAATATATTAAAGACAAAGGCGTTAGCCGGTATCGAAGTCCGCCTACTTTTAGATTGGTTAGGAAGTATAAAAGTTTCCCGAGAAAAAATATATGAATTAAGAAATGCAGGAGTTCGTTTTTCTTTTTGTCATGTTCCAAAAGCACCATTTTTCTTTTATACAATGCATCAAAGAAACCATCGAAAAATCACAGTTATTGATGGGAAAGTAGGATATATTGGCGGCTATAATATTGGAAAGGAGTACATAAACGAAGATCCGAAGTTAAATCCATGGCGAGACTATCATTTAAAAATATATGGTGAAGGTGTCCATGATTTACAAAAACAATTTATGAATGACTGGATTAGAGCAACAAAGAGTAAGATAAGCGATACAAAAAGCTATTTCCCATATTTAAATATAGGAGAAACAAAACATCAATTTATCTCTTCAGAAGGAATTTTTTTAGAGCATACTTATTCAGAGCTAATAAAGAAAGCTAAAAAGTCTATTTTTATCGGATCACCGTATTTTATTCCAAGTAAACGTATTTTAGCTCATTTGATAAATGCTTTAAATAATGGGATAAATGTAACCATTCTTGTTCCTTATCAATCAGATCATATTATTGTAAAAGATGCGTCTCTTTCTTATTTCCGTGAATTATTAAAAAATGGGGCGAAAATCTTTCAATACTCACATGGATTTTATCATGCAAAAGTAATGTTAATTGATAGCCAAGTTTGTAATATCGGAACTGCAAATTTTGATAAACGCAGTTTTTATTTAAATGATGAGATCAATTGTTATATTTTTAGTCAAGATTTTATCAAAAAAGTAGAAGAAGTAATCCAAAAAGATATTAGAGAATCAAAAGCATTGACAATAGAGGAATTAAAGCAAACGAATGTTTTTCAAACATTTAAAGAAGCTTTTGCTTCGGCTATCTCTCATTTCCTATAG
- a CDS encoding acetyl-CoA C-acetyltransferase, with protein sequence MTKTKTVILSGARTPFGKFGGGLSSLTASQLGGIAVKEALKRANLSGDNVGEVILGTVLQGGQGQIPSRQAARYAGLPWEVKTETVNKVCASGMRSVTLADQIIRLGDEEVIVAGGMESMSQSPYYIPKARWGLRMGDASVKDLMIHDGLSCSFTGVHMGTYGNKVAKEMGISREEQDQWAFQSHERALKAIESGKLAEEIVHVEVPQRKGDPIIVANDEGPRKNTSIEKLKKLPSVFGTDGTITAGNAPGINDGAAALTLMSEERAKREGRKIEATILGHAEIAVEASDFPKTPGLVINKLLEKTGKNVEDIDLFEINEAFATVALASSRIANLNLNKVNVNGGAVALGHPIGASGARIILTLIYELKRRGGGIGIASICSGGGQGDAIMIEVPKQIEC encoded by the coding sequence ATGACAAAAACAAAAACGGTCATTTTAAGTGGCGCTAGAACACCTTTTGGTAAATTTGGAGGCGGATTAAGCAGTTTAACAGCATCCCAACTAGGCGGGATTGCAGTTAAAGAGGCATTAAAAAGAGCGAACCTTTCAGGGGATAATGTTGGAGAAGTTATTTTAGGTACAGTTTTACAAGGAGGGCAAGGTCAAATTCCTTCACGTCAGGCTGCAAGATATGCTGGCTTGCCTTGGGAAGTGAAAACAGAAACGGTAAATAAAGTATGTGCATCTGGAATGCGAAGTGTAACCTTGGCAGATCAAATTATTCGTTTAGGAGACGAAGAAGTGATCGTGGCAGGTGGAATGGAATCAATGAGTCAGTCTCCTTACTATATACCTAAAGCCCGCTGGGGACTGCGAATGGGCGATGCATCTGTAAAAGATTTAATGATTCATGATGGTTTAAGTTGTAGTTTTACAGGTGTTCATATGGGGACGTATGGAAATAAAGTAGCTAAAGAAATGGGTATTAGTCGCGAAGAACAAGATCAATGGGCATTTCAAAGTCATGAAAGGGCACTTAAAGCAATTGAATCTGGCAAACTAGCAGAAGAGATTGTTCATGTGGAAGTACCGCAAAGAAAAGGTGATCCCATTATTGTTGCTAATGACGAAGGACCGCGAAAAAATACGTCTATTGAGAAGCTTAAAAAGCTACCTTCTGTTTTTGGCACAGATGGGACTATCACGGCTGGGAATGCACCAGGCATCAATGATGGAGCAGCTGCACTTACGTTAATGAGTGAAGAGAGAGCAAAGCGTGAAGGAAGAAAGATAGAGGCTACTATTTTAGGTCATGCGGAGATTGCCGTCGAAGCTAGTGATTTCCCAAAAACACCTGGTTTAGTCATAAACAAATTGCTTGAAAAAACAGGGAAAAATGTAGAGGATATTGACTTGTTTGAAATTAATGAGGCTTTTGCCACTGTTGCCCTTGCAAGTAGCAGAATAGCCAATTTAAATCTTAACAAAGTAAATGTTAATGGTGGTGCCGTTGCCCTTGGTCATCCAATTGGTGCAAGTGGAGCTAGGATTATTCTAACGCTTATATACGAATTAAAACGACGTGGCGGTGGAATTGGAATTGCATCAATATGTAGCGGCGGCGGTCAAGGTGATGCAATAATGATCGAAGTTCCAAAACAAATTGAATGTTAA
- a CDS encoding XapX domain-containing protein codes for MKEIILALITGLIVGFLFALFKLPIPAPPALAGVAGIVGIYLGFKLFTLIAPWVQNFLK; via the coding sequence ATGAAAGAAATTATTCTTGCATTAATCACAGGTTTGATTGTCGGCTTTTTATTTGCTCTATTCAAGTTGCCTATTCCTGCACCACCTGCCTTAGCTGGTGTAGCTGGAATTGTTGGAATTTATTTAGGATTTAAACTTTTCACCTTAATCGCTCCATGGGTGCAAAATTTTTTGAAATAA